A stretch of Pelecanus crispus isolate bPelCri1 chromosome 3, bPelCri1.pri, whole genome shotgun sequence DNA encodes these proteins:
- the ZNF292 gene encoding zinc finger protein 292: MENGSRELHILTTLTQEKGVWKNPVLCGILSQEQLDPDKVNEFLVFEGPVLLDMRIKHLMKTKQLTQATALAKLCSDHPEISAKGNFKQTYLVCLCSGSPNEKLMEEIAEVDCKDALEMICNLESDGDEKSALILCAAFLSRQLQQGEMYCAWELTLFWSKLQQRVEPSIQVYLERCRQLSVLTKTVYHIFFLIKVINSEIDGAGLATCIELCVKALRLESSENTDVKISICKTISCLLPDDLEVKRACQLSEFLLEPTVDAYYAVEMLYNQPDQKYDEENLPIPNSLRCELLLVLKTQWPFDPEFWDWKTLKRQCLALMGEEASIVSSIDELNDSEVYEKVEDCQEETKETSVNGLAGTFDEATSHLKGIRDEKQKKREIKKLRERGFISARFRNWQAYMQYCVLCDKEFLGHRIVRHAQKHYKDGIYSCPICAQNFNSKENFVPHVTLHVKKSSKERLAAMKPLRRLGRPPKIATANENQKTDSVSKQEQRPIKKNSLYSTDFIVFNDNDGSDDENDDKDKPYIPEIVPVQKPLPVNEFTCPVTFCKKGFKYFKNLIAHAKGHKDNEEAKRFLEMQSKKVICQYCRRHFVSVTHLNDHLQMHCGSKPYICIQMKCKAGFNSYAELLTHRKEHQVFRAKCMFPKCGRVFSEAYLLYDHEAQHYNTYTCKVTGCGKVYRSQSELEKHIEDHNKQPDEKVQQPESQANQPDLSQPSEANENADGVVVKEELTSPLADNQSSLTEGESVVWNQIKAEPVGNESINASASILQQSDSLPNAGSEQSPTGSVKTEVAIPASSVKVPAVNQKIRDNFVKRGKLAATASKVDTTKPGAQQLCSSVDSCLPVFQERKEDDCLSQTQNIQSISVTSDTLKPEALESKSLERQVSVVNPFSVQNQAGYRNSVPISKLEIEDSIKAAANLYNLPLKTLESITFIPSQPNINSSLVPAVSPAAPIQKFNCQVEGCTRTYNSSQSIGKHMKAAHPDQYAAFKMQRKNKKPRKSSNLQNVPNDGKIVYLMPSQVSNPSGAAFTAQNKPNLNPTCSGQVQHVSSTLFPTHLENLANPMLPVVESVINPSLSTRIKSEPESVLCSHMENLSGASLPSQLDDLAKTVMPLNIDGGSDPFLPLPAENGPMSPFPSSAENPPNSVFSQLENNTNNFSSQLEGNTSSAFPKEETVDQIFPSQLSNENNFSETSSQHPASEKVKKDRGRGPNGKERKPKHNKRAKWPAIIRDGKFICSRCFRVFTNPRSLGGHLSKRSYCKPLEGSEISPEALQANGQSLLASMIISSNSLNLQQPQESAFNPETCFKDPSFLQLLAAENRSTALLQTMFPRANVTNFNASGNEEGNQIIKQALETAGIPSTFDNTEVLPHVVTTSCVTGTTQINAAVLPNSTTSPLLQTVCNPNTLLTDQNRTLNAKIPPINECKSLPVFATEDLMLKTIENGLCPSSFSNTVAAAQNFAGNSSRVSVISSPKNSGSSNLNKKGTSASKRKRKATTPLLAPDTSQKLAVNNTTMGLLTKSTEGNVQIQGEGFQSNLLANCGSQAVVENLTQKLNNVDNQLLMASIKENFKTNLEAHTTLPPLTVKTENGDSQMMAVNSCVQANSEEQISEDNVMQNFEKTLEIIKTAMNSQILEVKTEIQDTVAASGQNLQVNNAQASLGNSAHSVKLPTPTQFAVHAGNVTAAKSSSAQSETPQKDDTQILEILEGLQKLKLENDSPIQVSETVPQCPPADTLAPPVPVVSTENKPLVQITSEASNIQFSDKVNKPFVCQDPGCNYSAMTKDALFKHYGKVHQYTAEMILEIKKHQLKYAPFKCVVATCPKTFTRNSNLRAHCQLVHHFTTEEMVKLKIKRPYGRRSQNETVNTAPRPVEIKTLQTLIIENKTAAPLVKEAQIKEVVEPVKVLEKLLPENNIPERLEKPPQAVSVPPEQHNTASFGGTQAQPKVRKVRRYRKEKEERKRRKPVTKSLEFPTRYSPYRPYRCVHQGCFAAFTIQQNLILHYQAVHKSDLPAFSAEVEEENDPGKEERDEVETKPAVREFRCEVSDCSRIFQEVTSLIQHYMKLHDMTPEQIGNMKLAPEAGRFSCDQSQCKSSFTAYLNYIVHLEADHGIKIRPNKVEDDSVFKCDCEGCDRIYATRSNLLRHIFNKHNDKHKDHLIRPRRLTPGQENISSKANQEKPLKSKQRGLKNRSGKEGNRLSVKTKRKKSVNVENKNAKGMQVQENKAYSLKRGKHVYSIKARNDALSECTSRFITQYPCMIKGCSSVVTSESNIIRHYKCHKLSKAFTSQHRNLLIVSKKHSVSQVKEASCEQEDTDKKSDVKEPEPSLIMSNNDSSTSTLPQKETEKGEKDEVDELTELFITKLINEDCSSAENQAKISSSVNSDLQETSSCPSEKQKSNNLKRANKEKNVSQNKRRRAEKPEEVPPVDVSSMHREEETAVAIQTAEEQPAAFDWSSFKPMGFEVSFLKFLEESAVKQKKNTERDYHSSGSKKGSHSNSRKSNEKTSVASNNVTWSCSETETLVPFANPSRLPCGDNVKIVLDKTLKDCTERVLKQLQEMKPIVSLRKLEGRWEDNPEVTPAKVIVMGTEEGESKY, encoded by the exons tgaATGAATTTTTAGTGTTTGAAGGCCCTGTCCTGCTGGATATGCGTATTAAGCacctaatgaaaacaaagcaattaaCGCAAGCTACTGCCCTGGCAAAACTGTGCTCTGACCATCCAGAAATCAGTGCAAAAGGCAATTTCAAGCAAACCTACTTGGTCTGTCTTTGTTCAGGATCACCAAATGAAAAGCTAATGGAAGAA ATTGCAGAAGTAGATTGCAAAGATGCTCTAGAAATGATCTGTAACCTAGAATCTGATGGAGATGAAAAAAGTGCTCTAATTTTATGTGCAGCATTTTTGTCTCGCCAGCTGCAGCAAGGAGAGATGTACTGTGCCTG GGAACTGACTCTTTTCTGGAGTAAACTGCAGCAAAGGGTAGAGCCTTCTATTCAAGTGTATCTAGAGAGATGTCGTCAACTTTCTGTGTTAACTAAGACTGTTTatcacattttcttcctgattaAAGTAATTAATTCAGAG ATCGATGGTGCTGGACTTGCAACCTGCATTGAACTGTGTGTGAAAGCATTGCGCTTGGAATCCAGTGAAAATACAGACGTCAAGATATCTATTTGCAAGACTATCTCCTGCTTGCTTCCAGACGATTTGGAGGTTAAACGTGCTTGTCAGCTGAGTGAATTTCTTCTTGAACCCACTGTGGATGCATATTATGCTGTTGAAATGCTATATAATCAGCCTGACCAGAAGTACGATGAAGAGAATCTTCCAATACCAAATTCTTTGCGCTGTGAGCTCTTACTGGTACTGAAAACTCAGTGGCCTTTTGATCCAGAATTCTGGGACTGGAAAACTCTCAAGCGTCAGTGTCTGGCACTGATGGGAGAGGAGGCATCCATCGTGTCATCAATAGATGAACTAAACGATAGTGAAGTTTATGAGAAGGTTGAGGATTGCCAAGAAGAGACTAAAGAAACTTCTGTGAATGGGCTTGCTGGCACTTTTGATGAAGCTACAAGCCATCTTAAGGGTATCagagatgaaaagcagaaaaagagagaaattaaaaaactcAGAGAGAGGGGGTTCATATCAGCTAGATTTAGGAACTGGCAAGCTTATATGCAGTATTGTGTTTTATGCGACAAAGAATTCCTAGGTCATAGAATAGTTAGGCATGCACAAAAACATTATAAAGATGGAATTTACAGTTGCCCTATTTGTGCCcaaaattttaattctaaagAAAACTTTGTTCCCCATGTAACTTTGCATGTTAAAAAATCCAGCAAAGAGAGATTGGCTGCTATGAAACCACTGAGAAGACTGGGAAGACCTCCTAAAATAGCAACTGCCAATGAGAATCAGAAAACGGATTCTGTATCCAAACAGGAGCAGCGACCCATTAAGAAGAACAGTCTCTATTCAACAGACTTCATTGTGTTTAATGATAATGATGGCTCAGATGATGAAAACGATGACAAAGATAAACCTTACATACCAGAGATAGTGCCAGTTCAAAAGCCACTACCTGTTAATGAATTCACCTGCCCTGTAACATTTTGtaaaaaaggctttaaatattttaaaaatctaatagCGCATGCAAAGGGGCATAAAGATAATGAAGAAGCTAAACGTTTTcttgaaatgcaaagcaaaaaagtgATTTGCCAGTACTGTAGACGACATTTCGTAAGTGTTACTCACCTGAACGATCATTTACAAATGCACTGTGGCAGCAAGCCTTATATCTGCATACAGATGAAATGTAAGGCTGGTTTTAACAGTTACGCTGAGCTGCTGACACATAGGAAAGAGCATCAAGTCTTCAGAGCAAAGTGTATGTTTCCTAAATGTGGCAGAGTGTTTTCCGAAGCCTATTTACTCTATGATCACGAAGCACAACACTATAATACCTATACCTGCAAAGTCACAGGCTGCGGAAAGGTATATCGTTCCCAGAGTGAACTGGAAAAGCACATTGAGGATCACAACAAGCAGCCTGATGAAAAAGTGCAACAGCCTGAAAGCCAGGCTAATCAGCCTGATCTTAGTCAACCTTCTGAAGCTAATGAAAATGCCGATGGAGTCGTCGTTAAAGAGGAATTGACATCTCCTCTGGCTGACAACCAAAGTAGTCTTACCGAAGGAGAGAGTGTCGTCTGGAATCAAATCAAAGCAGAACCAGTAGGGAATGAAAGTATAAACGCGTCAGCAAGTATACTGCAGCAAAGCGATTCGTTGCCTAATGCTGGTTCGGAGCAGTCCCCTACAGGTTCAGTGAAGACAGAAGTGGCAATTCCAGCAAGCAGTGTTAAAGTGCCTGCTGTTAACCAGAAGATCCGAGATAACTTTGTAAAAAGAGGTAAATTGGCTGCTACTGCCAGTAAAGTAGATACTACTAAACctggagcccagcagctgtGCTCATCAGTTGACTCTTGTCTTCCAGTTTTccaagagagaaaggaagacgACTGTCTCAGTCAGACTCAGAATATTCAAAGTATTTCTGTGACCTCAGACACACTAAAACCAGAAGCCCTTGAATCAAAAAGCTTAGAAAGACAAGTGAGCGTTGTAAATCCATTCAGTGTGCAGAATCAGGCAGGATACCGAAACAGTGTACCCATTTCCAAACTTGAAATTGAAGACAGTATTAAGGCTGCAGCTAATCTATATAACCTGCCTTTAAAAACTTTAGAAAGTATTACATTTATTCCTTCACAGCCTAACATAAATAGCTCTTTAGTTCCAGCTGTGTCACCAGCAGCCCCAATTCAGAAATTTAATTGTCAGGTTGAAGGTTGTACTCGAACATACAACTCGTCACAGAGCATTGGCAAACATATGAAGGCAGCACATCCTGACCaatatgctgcttttaaaatgcagcgTAAAAATAAGAAACCACGAAAATCTAGCAATCTGCAAAATGTGCCGAACGATGGGAAGATTGTATATCTTATGCCATCGCAAGTGAGCAATCCCAGTGGTGCTGCTTTTACTGCACAGAACAAACCTAATTTGAATCCCACCTGTTCCGGTCAAGTGCAACATGTCTCAAGTACACTTTTCCCAACCCACCTAGAAAATTTGGCCAATCCTATGTTGCCTGTAGTGGAAAGTGTCATAAATCCAAGTTTGTCGACTCGTATTAAaagtgagcctgagagtgttTTATGTTCACATATGGAAAATCTGTCTGGTGCAAGCTTACCTTCCCAGCTGGATGATCTGGCAAAAACAGTTATGCCTCTGAATATTGACGGCGGTTCagatccttttcttcctttgcctgcAGAAAATGGTCCAATGTCTCCCTTTCCTTCGTCAGCAGAGAATCCCCCAAATTCAGTCTTTTCACAACTGGAAAATAACACAAATAACTTTTCATCGCAACTGGAAGGAAACACTAGTTCTGCTTTCCCAAAAGAGGAAACTGTTGATCAAATATTTCCCTCACAGTTGAGTAATGAAAATAACTTCAGTGAAACTAGTTCTCAACACCCAGCTtcagaaaaggtgaaaaaagatCGTGGCCGGGGCCcaaatgggaaagaaaggaagccAAAACATAACAAGCGGGCAAAGTGGCCAGCGATAATTAGGGATGGCAAATTTATCTGTAGCAGGTGTTTCAGAGTTTTCACTAATCCTAGATCACTTGGTGGTCACTTATCTAAGAGGTCTTACTGCAAGCCTCTTGAAGGATCAGAAATTTCTCCAGAAGCTCTGCAGGCTAATGGACAGTCTTTGCTTGCCAGTATGATTATTTCCTCAAATTCATTAAACTTGCAGCAACCCCAGGAGTCTGCCTTCAATCCAGAGACGTGCTTTAAAGATCCATCGTTCCTCCAGTTACTTGCAGCTGAAAATCGTTCCACAGCCTTACTGCAGACTATGTTTCCACGAGCCAATGTGACTAACTTTAATGCCAGTGGGAATGAGGAAGGAAATCAAATTATAAAACAAGCCTTGGAAACTGCAGGCATTCCGAGTACCTTTGATAATACAGAAGTACTTCCACATGTAGTTACAACAAGCTGTGTCACTGGTACGACTCAGATAAATGCAGCTGTTCTCCCCAACTCAACCACGTCCCCTCTGCTGCAGACAGTCTGTAACCCCAATACCCTGCTAACAGACCAAAACAGGACCCTCAATGCCAAAATTCCTCCAATAAACGAATGCAAGAGTTTGCCTGTTTTTGCAACCGAGGACTTAATGCTGAAGACTATTGAAAATGGCTTATGTCCTAGCTCGTTTTCTAATACTGTTGCAGCAGCGCAAAACTTTGCAGGGAACAGTTCTCGAGTTTCAGTTATAAGTAGTCCCAAGAATTCAGGATCAAGCAACTTGAATAAGAAGGGAACCAGTGCttcaaagaggaagagaaaagcaactaCGCCCTTGCTTGCACCTGATACATCGCAGAAACTAGCAGTAAATAATACAACGATGGGACTTCTAACCAAAAGCACTGAAGGAAACGTGCAAATACAGGGAGAAGGTTTTCAGTCCAACCTGCTGGCAAATTGTGGCTCTCAAGCAGTGGTGGAAAATCTCACACAGAAACTCAATAATGTTGACAATCAGTTACTCATGGCCAGTATCAAAGAGAACTTCAAAACAAATCTTGAGGCTCATACAACATTACCCCCTTTAAcagtaaaaactgaaaatggcGATTCCCAAATGATGGCTGTAAATTCTTGTGTGCAAGCAAATTCGGAGGAACAGATTTCAGAAGACAATGTTATGCAGAACTTTGAAAAAACCctggaaataattaaaactgcTATGAATTCACAGATACTTGAggtgaaaactgaaattcaggatACTGTTGCTGCTTCAGGACAGAACTTGCAAGTAAATAATGCACAGGCTTCTTTGGGAAATTCTGCACATAGTGTAAAACTACCCACTCCCACACAGTTTGCCGTGCACGCAGGGAATGTCACCGCTGCGAAGAGTAGCTCTGCTCAGTCTGAGACACCTCAAAAGGATGATACTCAAATATTGGAAATCTTGGAGGGCTTGCAAAAACTGAAACTAGAAAATGATTCACCCATTCAGGTCTCTGAGACTGTTCCCCAGTGTCCTCCAGCAGATACGCTAGCACCACCAGTTCCTGTTGTatcaactgaaaataaaccCCTTGTCCAGATAACTTCAGAGGCAAGTAACATTCAGTTTAGTGATAAAGTTAATAAGCCTTTTGTATGTCAGGATCCAGGCTGCAATTACAGTGCTATGACAAAGGACGCGTTATTTAAACACTATGGCAAGGTTCATCAGTACACTGCAGAAATGATACTAGAAATTAAGAAACATCAACTGAAGTATGCCCCCTTCAAATGTGTTGTAGCTACCTGTCcaaaaacattcacaagaaACTCTAATCTCCGAGCACATTGTCAGCTTGTACATCATTTTACAACAGAGGAGatggtaaaattaaaaattaaaagacctTATGGCAGAAGATCTCAAAATGAAACAGTAAACACAGCTCCACGACctgttgaaataaaaactttgcAGACACTaataatagaaaacaaaactgcagctccATTGGTCAAAGAAGCTCAGATAAAAGAAGTTGTAGAGCCTGTAAAAGTCTTGGAAAAACTTCTACcagaaaataatattcctgAAAGACTGGAAAAACCTCCCCAGGCGGTTTCTGTTCCACCAGAGCAGCATAACACAGCCTCTTTTGGTGGTACACAGGCACAACCCAAAGTACGCAAGGTTAGGAGGtacaggaaggagaaagaggagagaaaacgTAGGAAGCCTGTAACAAAATCTCTGGAGTTTCCCACTAGATACAGCCCTTACAGACCATACCGATGCGTCCATCAGGGCTGCTTCGCGGCTTTTACAATACAACAAAACCTAATCCTTCATTACCAAGCTGTGCACAAATCTGACCTCCCTGCCTTCTCTGCCGAAGTGGAGGAGGAGAATGACCCAGGCAAAGAGGAACGCGATGAGGTGGAAACCAAACCTGCCGTCAGAGAGTTCAGGTGTGAGGTGAGTGACTGCTCTCGCATCTTCCAGGAAGTTACCAGCTTGATACAACATTATATGAAGCTTCATGACATGACCCCAGAGCAAattggaaacatgaaattggCTCCAGAGGCGGGAAGGTTTTCTTGTGATCAGTCTCAATGCAAGTCTTCGTTTACAGCGTATCTTAACTACATTGTACATCTTGAGGCAGATCACGGTATTAAGATAAGGCCAAACAAAGTAGAAGATGACAGCGTATTCAAGTGTGACTGTGAAGGCTGTGACCGTATTTATGCTACTAGGTCTAACCTCTTGAGGCATATTTTTAACAAACATAATGACAAGCATAAAGATCATCTAATAAGACCCAGGAGACTGACACCAGGTCAGGAAAACATTTCGAGCAAAGCAAATCAGGAGAAACCATTGAAGTCCAAACAGAGGGGACTAAAAAACAGATCGGGAAAAGAAGGTAACAGGCTGTCAGTGAAAACAAAACGAAAGAAAAGCGTGaatgtggaaaacaaaaacGCAAAAGGAATGCAAGTTCAAGAAAATAAGGCTTATTCACTGAAACGTGGCAAGCACGTGTATTCAATAAAGGCTAGAAATGATGCCTTATCAGAATGTACGAGCAGGTTCATCACTCAGTATCCGTGTATGATAAAGGGATGTTCCTCTGTAGTTACAAGTGAAAGTAACATAATAAGGCATTATAAATGTCACAAGCTGTCCAAGGCATTTACTTCCCAACACAGAAATCTTCTTATTGTATCTAAAAAGCACTCTGTCTCACAAGTAAAGGAAGCCTCTTGTGAGCAAGAGGACACTGATAAAAAGAGTGATGTGAAAGAGCCTGAACCAAGTTTGATAATGAGCAATAATGATTCAAGCACATCTACATTACCgcaaaaggaaactgaaaaaggtGAGAAGGATGAAGTGGATGAACTGACAGAACTATTCATTACTAAACTGATTAACGAGGATTGTTCAAGTGCTGAAAATCAAGCAAAAATATCTTCCAGTGTAAATAGTGACTTGCAGGAGACCAGCTCCTGCccctcagaaaagcaaaaatcaaacaacttaaaaagagcaaacaaagaaaaaaatgtatctcagAATAAGAGGAGGAGAGCCGAAAAACCTGAGGAAGTACCACCCGTTGATGTGAGTAGCATGCACAGGGAGGAAGAGACTGCTGTCGCTATTCAAACGGCCGAAGAGCAACCTGCAGCTTTCGACTGGAGCTCGTTTAAGCCAATGGGTTTTGAAGTGTCATTCCTCAAGTTCCTTGAAGAGTCTGCtgttaagcaaaagaaaaacactgaaagagaCTACCATAGCAGCGGAAGCAAAAAAGGATCCCATTCAAACTCGCGAAAATCCAACGAGAAGACCTCCGTAGCAAGTAATAATGTCACTTGGTCGTGTTCTGAAACTGAAACCCTTGTACCATTTGCCAACCCATCACGGCTTCCGTGCGGTGATAATGTAAAGATAGTTTTAGACAAGACTCTTAAAGACTGCACTGAGCGTGTGTTGAAGCAACTTCAGGAAATGAAACCTATCGTCAGTTTGAGAAAGCTCGAAGGACGTTGGGAGGATAATCCAGAGGTTACACCTGCAAAAGTAATTGTTATGGGTACCGAGGAAGGGGagtcaaaatactga
- the GJB7 gene encoding gap junction beta-7 protein gives MSWGFLCDLLSGVNKYSTGIGRIWVAVVFIFRLLVYIAAAENIWKYEHDEFECNTRQPGCENVCFDHFFPVSHIRLWALQLIMVSTPSLLVVFHVAYRENREKHHNQKLYKSPGEIDGGLLCTYLISLILKTGFEMVFLVLFYKLYNGFKVPRLVKCDIRPCPGTVDCYISKPTEKMIFLYFLVATSCLCIVLNVSELSYLIFKYPIKCYPKRYIKKRQGSKSDCYKSEIIVSKRQKSAEGAYAINRAQPPSVSVRSQCHFPFRKCLVYSVFNGMA, from the exons ATGAGCTGGGGATTCCTATGTGATCTGCTGAGTGGAGTGAATAAATACTCAACAGGAATTGGAAGAATCTGGGTAGCAGTTGTGTTCATATTCCGCTTACTGGTTTACATTGCGGCCGCAGAAAACATCTGGAAATATGAACACGATGAATTTGAATGCAATACCAGGCAGCCTGGTTGTGAAAATGTCTGCTTTGaccattttttccctgtttcccaCATCAGACTTTGGGCTTTGCAATTAATCATGGTCTCTACCCCTTCGCTCTTGGTTGTTTTTCATGTTGCTTACCGAGAGAACAGAGAGAAACACCACAACCAGAAACTTTATAAAAGTCCAGGAGAGATAGACGGTGGATTGCTGTGCACTTACCTTATCagccttattttaaaaacaggattTGAAATggtttttcttgttctgttttataAATTGTACAATGGATTCAAAGTACCACGTCTTGTGAAATGTGACATCAGACCATGTCCCGGTACTGTAGACTGCTATATTTCCAAACCCACAGAGAAGATGattttcctctattttctgGTGGCAACTTCATGCCTGTGCATTGTATTAAATGTAAGTGAATTGAGTTATCTCATTTTCAAATACCCCATAAAATGTTATCCGAAGAGGTACATCAAGAAACGTCAAGGCTCAAAAAGTGATTGCTACAAATCAGAAATCATCG TCAGCAAGAGGCAGAAGAGCGCGGAGGGAGCCTATGCCATCAATAGAGCACAACCACCGAGTGTATCTGTAAGATCACAATGTCACTTCCCTTTCAGAAAGTGCCTTgtttattcagtttttaatgGTATGGCATAA
- the SMIM8 gene encoding small integral membrane protein 8: MSSTKPRNENEAPKERKPGLSRVQTTMLFRAVNPELFIKPNKPVMAFGLIAVTLCVAYLGYLHATVENKKDLYEAVDSEGSRYMRRKTSKWD; encoded by the exons ATGTCTTCTACTAAACCTcgaaatgaaaatgaagcacCCAAAGAGAGAAAACCAGGACTGAGTCGTGTTCAAACAACTATGCTCTTCCGAGCTGTGAACCCAGAGCTTTTCATTAAACCT aacaAACCTGTGATGGCATTTGGACTCATAGCAGTTACCCTCTGTGTGGCCTACCTTGGTTATTTGCATGCAACAGTAGAGAATAAAAAGGACCTTTATGAAGCAGTTGACAGTGAGGGGTCCAGGTATATGAGGAGGAAAACTTCCAAGTGGGACTGA